A window from Micromonospora profundi encodes these proteins:
- a CDS encoding RDD family protein: MTNPHAPAAPATDPTFTPPTLGRRFGALIIDWVLCLLVANIFADPVRDGWAPVLVLILEYGIFLGLFAQTPGMYITKIRCVNWLDGGRIGLLRALGRGVLLALVVPALIMDEHRRGLHDRLTGSVIVDAPRS; encoded by the coding sequence GTGACCAATCCGCACGCCCCGGCAGCGCCGGCCACCGACCCCACCTTCACCCCGCCGACCCTGGGACGGCGGTTCGGAGCGCTGATCATCGACTGGGTGCTCTGCCTGCTGGTGGCAAACATCTTCGCCGACCCGGTGCGCGACGGCTGGGCGCCGGTGCTGGTGCTGATCCTGGAGTACGGCATCTTCCTCGGCCTGTTCGCCCAGACACCAGGCATGTACATCACGAAGATCCGCTGCGTGAACTGGCTCGACGGCGGTCGGATCGGCCTGCTCCGGGCGTTGGGCCGCGGAGTGCTGCTGGCCCTGGTCGTACCCGCACTGATCATGGACGAGCACCGTCGCGGCCTGCACGACCGGCTCACCGGCTCGGTCATCGTCGACGCGCCCCGGTCCTGA
- a CDS encoding DUF4191 domain-containing protein, producing MAKPQEKVSFGQRLKQIGMVFKFTAKQDRWFTPLVAAAVLIPLALTVAAVILWSWIWLPVGILFTLLAVLIVLNLRSNKAMMNAAEGQPGAAAQIMENMRGDWRVTPAVSSTTQMDMVHLVIGRPGVILLAEGNPQRVRGLLGQEKRRLAKVIGSAPLHDYVIGQEEGELPVRKLRTTLLRLPRALSGKDVNALDKRLKALTARPQMPKGAIPKNMRPQGGAFRQSRGR from the coding sequence ATGGCAAAGCCCCAGGAGAAGGTCTCGTTCGGCCAGCGGCTGAAGCAGATCGGGATGGTGTTCAAGTTCACCGCCAAGCAGGACCGGTGGTTCACGCCTCTGGTCGCCGCCGCGGTGCTCATCCCCCTCGCCCTCACCGTGGCCGCGGTCATCCTCTGGAGCTGGATCTGGCTGCCGGTGGGCATCCTGTTCACCCTGCTCGCGGTGCTGATCGTGCTGAACCTGCGGTCCAACAAGGCGATGATGAACGCCGCCGAGGGGCAGCCCGGCGCGGCGGCGCAGATCATGGAGAACATGCGCGGCGACTGGCGGGTGACCCCGGCCGTCAGCTCCACGACCCAGATGGACATGGTGCACCTGGTGATCGGCCGGCCCGGCGTGATCCTGCTGGCCGAGGGCAACCCGCAGCGGGTACGCGGCCTGCTCGGGCAGGAGAAGCGGCGGCTGGCCAAGGTGATCGGCTCCGCTCCCCTGCACGACTACGTGATCGGGCAGGAGGAGGGCGAGCTGCCGGTCCGCAAGCTGCGCACGACCCTGCTGCGGCTGCCCCGCGCGCTCAGCGGCAAGGACGTCAACGCGCTGGACAAGCGGCTCAAGGCACTCACCGCCCGGCCACAGATGCCCAAGGGCGCGATCCCGAAGAACATGCGGCCGCAGGGCGGCGCGTTCCGCCAGTCGCGGGGGCGCTGA
- a CDS encoding AfsR/SARP family transcriptional regulator, with translation MDLLGPLRVSRDGVEVPLPSVKQRLLLAGLLLRPNEVVGTDELLAVLWSDEPPASATANLRTYVHGLRRALGPSGRERITATAGGYLIRLSPGERDLDRFDAAVARGRASLAAGEPEQAAMHLADALDMWRGAPLSDLPHSPLLARRIRRLVERRLLAEEDHAAARLAAGAAAGVIERLRALVEQHPLRQRAWAHLMTALYHTGDVSGALDAFQQARGALAEQTGLDPGPELVRLRDGILHHRLASGAPGPAIGGPAAGGPATGGPVTGNPAARQRDDRRPAQLPLALPRFIGREPELSRLDHWLDDGTAGPTTVVISAVSGMAGVGKTALALRWAHRVADRFPDGQLYLNLRGYDDVDAVSAAEALRSFLETLGVSDARIPTTTDARIGLYRSLLATRRMLILLDNARDSDQVRPLLPGTGFCAVVITSRDQLNGLIRVEGAKPLTLNVLTEQESRNLLGNWLGAERIDGEPDAVTGIIDAAGRLPLALSIVAARMAAKPTLPLTAFATELRRHEALLDALDDGDVRRVFSWSYRALSEQAAELFRLLGLHPGPDLTAGVAAALSGQTPAAVIAPLRELTRLHLLTEHQPGRYVLHDLLRTYAAELAASRTRDDHRRAAYQRLYDHYLHQAYPAARLLQPQWAPIPPMPQLPDSLATPLAGRQAALDWFAAERRVLVRIVRQAADTGFGTYAWQLAWALTAFLAPHGLWQDQLTVQQIAVASAETAGDLGGQAMANRMLARAALRLNRHDVAERRLECALKLYERIGDLTGQAQTLHSRTELAYEVGKPQDALVYGRQALRLHRLANSAAGEGRTLNAIGYIYATTGEYELAIASCTEALALQEKIDDRNGQAATLDSLGFAHERLGAHEHAVDLYERSIRLFRDSADRYHEAETLVRLGDVRATMGDLAAAGKAWRRATEIYDSLGDPAADDTRSRLARLDGK, from the coding sequence TTGGATCTCCTCGGCCCCCTGCGGGTGTCGCGTGACGGCGTCGAGGTGCCACTCCCGTCGGTCAAGCAGCGGCTGTTGCTGGCCGGGCTGCTGCTGCGGCCGAACGAGGTGGTCGGCACCGACGAACTGCTCGCCGTCCTGTGGTCGGACGAGCCGCCCGCGTCGGCCACGGCGAACCTTCGGACGTACGTGCACGGGTTGCGGCGGGCGCTGGGCCCCAGCGGACGGGAACGGATCACCGCGACCGCCGGCGGCTACCTGATCCGGCTGTCGCCGGGTGAGCGCGACCTCGACCGGTTCGACGCGGCGGTGGCGCGCGGCCGGGCGTCGCTGGCCGCCGGCGAACCGGAACAGGCAGCCATGCACCTCGCCGACGCGCTGGACATGTGGCGCGGCGCGCCGCTGTCGGACCTGCCGCACAGCCCGCTGCTGGCGCGCAGGATCCGGCGGCTGGTGGAGCGGCGACTGCTCGCCGAGGAGGACCACGCCGCGGCACGGCTGGCCGCGGGCGCGGCGGCGGGGGTCATCGAGCGGCTCCGCGCGCTCGTCGAACAGCATCCGCTGCGGCAGCGGGCGTGGGCGCACCTGATGACCGCGCTCTACCACACGGGCGACGTGTCCGGCGCGCTGGACGCCTTCCAGCAGGCCCGGGGCGCGCTGGCCGAGCAGACCGGGCTGGATCCGGGACCGGAACTGGTCCGGCTGCGCGACGGCATCCTGCACCACCGGCTCGCCTCCGGCGCCCCCGGTCCTGCGATCGGAGGTCCGGCCGCTGGAGGCCCGGCGACCGGAGGTCCGGTCACCGGCAATCCGGCGGCCCGGCAACGGGACGACCGCAGGCCCGCCCAGCTGCCACTGGCCCTGCCCCGTTTCATCGGGCGCGAGCCGGAACTGTCCCGACTCGATCACTGGCTGGACGACGGTACGGCCGGGCCGACCACCGTGGTCATCTCCGCGGTGAGCGGCATGGCCGGCGTCGGCAAGACGGCACTGGCGCTGCGCTGGGCACACCGGGTGGCCGATCGCTTCCCCGACGGCCAGCTGTACCTGAACCTGCGCGGCTACGACGACGTCGACGCCGTGTCCGCTGCGGAGGCGCTGCGCAGTTTCCTGGAGACCCTCGGCGTGTCGGACGCCCGCATACCGACCACCACGGACGCCCGCATCGGGCTGTACCGGAGCCTGCTGGCCACCCGCCGCATGCTGATCCTGCTCGACAACGCCCGCGACTCCGACCAGGTACGCCCACTGCTGCCGGGCACCGGCTTCTGCGCGGTCGTGATCACCAGTCGTGACCAGCTCAACGGCCTGATCAGGGTGGAGGGGGCGAAGCCGCTGACACTGAACGTCCTGACCGAGCAGGAGTCGCGGAATCTCCTGGGCAACTGGCTGGGGGCCGAACGGATCGACGGAGAGCCGGACGCCGTGACCGGCATCATCGACGCCGCCGGGCGCCTGCCCCTCGCCCTGTCGATCGTGGCGGCTCGAATGGCGGCGAAACCCACACTTCCGCTGACCGCCTTCGCCACCGAGCTGCGCCGACACGAGGCGCTACTGGACGCACTCGACGACGGTGACGTCCGGCGCGTCTTCTCCTGGTCGTACCGGGCGCTCAGCGAGCAGGCGGCGGAGCTGTTCCGACTGCTCGGCCTGCATCCCGGGCCGGATCTCACAGCTGGAGTCGCGGCCGCCCTGAGCGGGCAGACGCCGGCCGCCGTCATAGCGCCACTGCGGGAGCTGACCCGGCTGCACTTGTTGACCGAGCACCAGCCAGGCCGGTACGTCCTGCATGACCTGCTCCGCACCTACGCCGCGGAACTGGCCGCGTCCCGTACGCGCGACGACCATCGCCGCGCCGCCTACCAGCGCCTCTACGACCACTACCTGCACCAGGCCTATCCGGCGGCGCGACTGCTGCAGCCGCAGTGGGCGCCGATCCCGCCGATGCCCCAGCTGCCGGACAGCCTCGCCACCCCGCTCGCCGGCCGGCAGGCCGCGCTGGACTGGTTCGCGGCCGAACGCCGGGTGCTGGTGCGCATCGTCCGGCAGGCCGCCGACACCGGTTTCGGCACCTACGCCTGGCAGCTCGCCTGGGCGCTGACCGCGTTCCTGGCACCGCATGGTCTGTGGCAGGACCAGCTCACGGTGCAGCAGATCGCGGTGGCCTCGGCGGAGACGGCCGGCGACCTGGGCGGACAGGCAATGGCCAACCGGATGCTGGCACGCGCCGCACTGCGGCTCAACCGGCACGACGTGGCCGAGCGTCGACTGGAGTGCGCGCTGAAGTTGTACGAGCGGATCGGCGACCTGACCGGCCAGGCGCAGACGCTGCACAGTCGCACGGAACTGGCGTACGAGGTCGGCAAGCCGCAGGACGCGCTCGTCTACGGCCGCCAGGCGTTGCGGCTGCACCGCCTGGCCAACAGCGCCGCCGGTGAGGGGCGCACCTTGAACGCGATCGGGTACATCTACGCCACGACGGGCGAATACGAACTCGCCATCGCCAGTTGCACCGAGGCGCTGGCCCTCCAGGAGAAGATCGACGACCGCAACGGTCAGGCAGCCACCCTGGACAGCCTCGGCTTCGCCCACGAGCGGCTCGGCGCGCACGAGCACGCCGTGGACCTCTACGAACGGTCGATCCGGCTGTTCCGGGACTCCGCCGACCGGTACCACGAGGCGGAGACGCTGGTCCGGCTCGGCGACGTCCGGGCGACGATGGGCGACCTGGCCGCGGCAGGGAAGGCGTGGCGCCGGGCCACCGAGATCTACGACAGCCTCGGCGACCCCGCCGCCGACGACACCCGGAGCCGGCTGGCCCGGCTTGACGGCAAGTGA
- a CDS encoding response regulator transcription factor, whose translation MIRTDLVVSSPIFLVGLVQTLTNAGIKIVAVRTSPDEDPNWLADAVLIDVDALSPPNELDQITVAAKSTAVLVLANYEDDGASYLEAGASGVICKRESIERLVEAIRAVTSGYCVSSGATDAPSAARRADPPAHHLSEREEQVLRQISCGLTHSQIATRLGISPHTVDTYVKRIRAKIGAGNKAELTRAALLGGMIRDAPPPPEGRPPRPVEPAA comes from the coding sequence GTGATTCGCACCGATCTAGTGGTCAGCTCACCCATTTTCCTTGTTGGCCTCGTACAGACCCTGACAAACGCCGGAATCAAGATCGTCGCAGTTCGCACGTCGCCGGACGAGGATCCGAACTGGCTTGCCGACGCCGTACTCATCGACGTCGACGCATTGTCGCCGCCGAACGAATTGGATCAGATCACCGTCGCCGCGAAGAGTACGGCTGTCCTGGTCCTGGCCAATTACGAGGACGACGGCGCGAGCTACCTCGAGGCGGGCGCATCCGGAGTGATCTGCAAGCGCGAGTCGATCGAACGACTCGTCGAGGCCATCCGGGCCGTCACATCGGGGTACTGCGTGTCGTCCGGCGCGACCGACGCGCCGTCGGCCGCGCGGCGGGCCGATCCGCCCGCCCACCACCTGTCGGAGCGAGAGGAGCAGGTCCTCCGGCAGATTTCCTGCGGACTGACCCACAGCCAGATCGCCACCCGGCTCGGAATCAGTCCGCACACCGTGGATACCTACGTCAAACGAATCCGCGCAAAGATCGGCGCCGGCAACAAGGCCGAACTCACGCGGGCCGCCCTGCTCGGCGGCATGATTCGCGACGCGCCCCCGCCTCCCGAAGGGCGTCCGCCCAGGCCCGTGGAGCCCGCCGCCTGA
- a CDS encoding branched-chain amino acid aminotransferase: MVQFEICPNGECLSDDQRAAALAQPSFGRQFTDHMVTVRWTEERGWHDGRLEPYGPFTLPPATSVFHYGQAVFEGMKAYRHDSGSIALFRPMANAERFNRSARRLAMPELPVDTFVRAVELLVTQDRDWVPPGDGNSLYLRPFMIATQPGLGFTHPSSSYLFCVIASPAAPYFGPSGPRALTVWLCDDYVRAAPGGTGDAKAAGNYAGAFLATRQATAQGCDQVVWLDAAEHRWVEEMGGMNLFFVYGGSRPRIVTPKLTGALLPGITRDSLLTLAGELGMAAEEDRMSTSRWQSDCASGALTETFACGTAAVISPVGTVRSTTGDWQIGDGQPGPVTHRLRTALLDIQYGRGPDPHHWVHKVC, translated from the coding sequence GTGGTCCAGTTCGAGATCTGCCCGAACGGCGAGTGCCTGTCCGACGATCAACGCGCCGCCGCCCTGGCCCAGCCCAGCTTCGGCCGGCAGTTCACCGACCACATGGTCACGGTGCGCTGGACCGAGGAACGCGGCTGGCACGACGGGCGGCTGGAGCCGTACGGCCCGTTCACGCTCCCGCCGGCCACCTCGGTGTTCCACTACGGGCAGGCGGTCTTCGAGGGCATGAAGGCGTACCGGCACGACAGCGGCTCGATCGCCCTGTTCCGGCCGATGGCGAACGCGGAACGGTTCAACCGCTCCGCGCGTCGGCTGGCGATGCCCGAACTGCCGGTGGACACCTTCGTGCGGGCCGTCGAGCTGCTCGTCACGCAGGACCGCGACTGGGTGCCGCCGGGCGACGGCAACAGCCTCTACCTGCGGCCCTTCATGATCGCGACGCAGCCCGGACTGGGCTTCACCCATCCGTCGAGCAGCTACCTCTTCTGCGTTATCGCGTCCCCGGCGGCGCCGTACTTCGGCCCGTCCGGTCCCCGGGCGCTGACCGTGTGGCTGTGCGACGACTACGTGCGCGCCGCGCCGGGCGGCACCGGCGACGCCAAGGCGGCGGGCAACTACGCCGGCGCGTTCCTCGCCACCCGGCAGGCCACCGCACAGGGATGCGACCAGGTGGTGTGGCTCGACGCCGCCGAGCACAGGTGGGTCGAGGAGATGGGCGGGATGAACCTGTTCTTCGTGTACGGGGGGTCCCGCCCGCGGATCGTGACACCGAAGCTGACCGGCGCCCTGCTGCCCGGCATCACCCGCGACTCGCTGCTGACCCTGGCCGGAGAGCTGGGCATGGCCGCCGAGGAGGACCGGATGAGCACGTCGCGGTGGCAGTCCGACTGCGCGTCCGGCGCGCTCACCGAAACCTTCGCCTGTGGCACCGCGGCAGTGATCTCGCCGGTGGGTACGGTGCGGTCCACCACCGGCGACTGGCAGATCGGCGACGGCCAGCCCGGTCCGGTGACGCACCGGCTCCGGACCGCGTTGCTGGACATCCAGTACGGCCGAGGGCCCGATCCGCACCACTGGGTGCACAAGGTCTGCTGA
- a CDS encoding aminotransferase — translation MRFNSRTRNTIDSPISAAYDLVDLRENDGALLDVAQAAPQYPPARVVVEHIVRTARATDGGAYTEVPGLPRLRRAFAAELSRDYGGTVGADNVVVTAGCNQAFSLVAAALAGPGHEIVLPLPYYFNHDMWLRLNGIRPVYLEPGPDLVPRAADAERLVTPRTRAIVLVTPGNPSGVTVDPDGIAAFAAVAERHGIALILDETYRSFRDTDAPAHRLFAGPHWERTVVSLHSFSKDLAIPGYRVGAVVASPELNREVCKLLDCVAVCAPRIGQEAAWAGLTYARGWRSVRARELADRRAWFTDTMAARPGGFELLSCGGFFAWLRHPFPGRSTDDVVRELVVKHDTLVMPGTAFLPDDRRTVRVSVGNLDRDAIAALARRFADAGR, via the coding sequence GTGCGATTCAACAGCCGGACACGGAACACGATCGACTCGCCGATCAGCGCGGCCTACGACCTTGTGGACCTGCGGGAGAACGACGGGGCACTGCTCGACGTCGCGCAGGCGGCGCCGCAGTACCCGCCGGCGCGGGTCGTCGTCGAGCACATCGTGCGGACGGCACGTGCCACGGACGGTGGCGCGTACACCGAGGTGCCCGGTCTGCCCCGGCTGCGTCGTGCGTTCGCGGCCGAGCTGAGCCGCGACTACGGAGGGACCGTAGGGGCCGACAACGTGGTCGTCACGGCCGGCTGCAACCAGGCGTTCAGCCTGGTCGCCGCCGCCCTGGCCGGGCCCGGTCACGAGATCGTGCTGCCGCTGCCGTACTACTTCAACCACGACATGTGGCTGCGGCTGAACGGCATCAGGCCTGTCTACCTGGAGCCCGGGCCGGACCTCGTGCCACGCGCCGCCGACGCCGAACGGCTCGTCACGCCCCGTACCCGCGCGATCGTGCTGGTGACGCCGGGCAACCCGAGCGGGGTCACTGTCGACCCGGACGGCATCGCGGCGTTCGCCGCGGTGGCCGAGCGGCACGGCATCGCGCTGATCCTCGACGAGACGTACCGGTCGTTCCGCGACACCGACGCGCCGGCGCACCGGTTGTTCGCCGGCCCGCACTGGGAACGCACAGTCGTCAGCCTGCACTCGTTCTCCAAGGACCTGGCCATTCCCGGCTACCGCGTCGGCGCCGTGGTCGCCTCCCCGGAACTCAACCGCGAGGTGTGCAAGCTGCTGGACTGCGTCGCGGTCTGCGCGCCGCGCATCGGGCAGGAGGCCGCCTGGGCGGGCCTGACGTACGCCCGAGGGTGGCGTTCCGTCCGGGCCCGGGAACTCGCCGATCGGCGGGCCTGGTTCACCGACACGATGGCCGCCCGGCCCGGCGGCTTCGAGCTGCTCTCCTGCGGTGGCTTCTTCGCCTGGCTGCGGCATCCGTTCCCGGGCCGCTCCACCGACGACGTGGTGCGCGAGCTGGTGGTCAAGCACGACACGCTCGTCATGCCGGGCACTGCCTTCCTTCCGGACGACCGCCGCACCGTCCGGGTGAGCGTGGGCAACCTCGACCGGGACGCGATAGCGGCCCTCGCCCGCCGGTTCGCCGACGCGGGCCGCTGA
- the vioC gene encoding arginine beta-hydroxylase, Fe(II)/alpha-ketoglutarate-dependent, with amino-acid sequence MHHLTLTPADNAALTPMLSELARAYKTIEEPGLIRRAPVLARLLPTHVLEFLEEYRLGEPSALCLISGLEIELEQLGPTPPHWRNSQYDSPALPQEIFFLLCGSVLGDVFGWATQQDGRIMHDVLPIEGHEHYEIGSNSLQHLSWHTEDAFHPCRGDYVALMCLKNPDLVETVACDAGDLDWSALDVEALFESEFTQMPDNSHRPENASESTGDPVVDRLRRRSFALIQSWNDDPVKRPVLFGDRTDPYMALDPYHMKTDGWSERSLGAFQALCDQIEAHMQDVRLRPGDCLFVDNFRAVHGRKSFRARYDGSDRWLKRLNITRNLRGSRAWRPAADDRIIY; translated from the coding sequence GTGCATCACCTGACGCTCACTCCGGCGGACAACGCGGCATTGACACCGATGCTCAGCGAGCTCGCGAGGGCGTACAAGACCATCGAGGAGCCGGGGTTGATCCGGCGGGCACCGGTTCTCGCGCGGCTTCTGCCGACGCATGTGCTGGAGTTCCTTGAGGAGTACCGCCTCGGCGAGCCGTCCGCCCTCTGCCTGATCTCGGGCCTCGAGATCGAGCTGGAGCAGCTCGGCCCGACGCCGCCGCACTGGCGCAACAGCCAGTACGACTCCCCCGCCCTGCCGCAGGAGATCTTCTTCCTGCTGTGCGGCTCCGTGCTGGGCGACGTGTTCGGCTGGGCGACCCAGCAGGACGGCCGCATCATGCACGACGTGCTCCCGATCGAGGGGCACGAGCACTACGAGATCGGCTCCAACAGTCTCCAGCACCTGTCCTGGCACACCGAGGACGCGTTCCATCCCTGCCGGGGCGACTACGTGGCGCTGATGTGCCTCAAGAACCCGGACCTGGTGGAGACCGTCGCGTGCGACGCCGGTGACCTCGACTGGTCCGCGCTGGACGTGGAGGCCCTGTTCGAGTCGGAGTTCACCCAGATGCCGGACAACTCGCACCGTCCGGAGAACGCTTCCGAGTCCACCGGCGACCCGGTCGTCGACCGGCTGCGTCGGCGCAGTTTCGCGCTCATCCAGTCGTGGAACGACGACCCGGTCAAGCGGCCGGTGCTCTTCGGCGACCGCACCGATCCGTACATGGCGCTCGATCCGTACCACATGAAGACCGACGGCTGGTCCGAGCGGTCGCTCGGCGCGTTCCAGGCGTTGTGCGACCAGATCGAGGCGCACATGCAGGACGTCCGCCTGCGCCCCGGCGACTGCCTGTTCGTCGACAACTTCCGGGCGGTGCACGGGCGCAAGTCGTTCCGGGCGCGCTACGACGGCTCCGACCGCTGGCTGAAGCGCCTCAACATCACCCGTAACCTGCGCGGTTCCCGGGCGTGGCGGCCTGCGGCGGACGACCGGATCATCTACTGA
- a CDS encoding aminotransferase class I/II-fold pyridoxal phosphate-dependent enzyme, producing the protein MEVDALSDVDGGLNLTDGHARLDLSTEQAAIVARLPEMFTTATRRSFPSIETAAHRAFLDAIGQHTAPVGTGRILSCYSSTLATDIVARALPAGATIAVLHPTFDNIADLFTTRGLKLVPLSEEAMLDQSWPGAPVQAIVLTHPNNPTGLVTPEGHLRSLAEHAVEHGQTVIIDASFRGQVRDAQYDTYAVLDAAGADWITIEDTGKLWPMHELKIGLLAYSERTDLPLERAFSESLLAASPVVLQLVEALASDWVNGGYERARDLVERNRAAVREAIEPAGLRLADPTSQISVARIGLPQNGPDSSLLYKDMRERGVHVLPCAPFHWADPDGGLRLIRLSLARPFETVQTAAQTLVRAYRELAAAN; encoded by the coding sequence ATGGAAGTCGACGCACTGTCCGACGTCGACGGTGGCCTCAACCTGACCGACGGGCACGCCCGGCTGGATCTCTCCACCGAGCAGGCCGCGATCGTGGCTCGGCTCCCCGAGATGTTCACGACGGCGACCCGTCGGTCCTTCCCGTCGATCGAGACGGCGGCCCACCGCGCGTTCCTGGACGCGATCGGGCAGCACACCGCACCGGTGGGTACCGGCCGGATCCTGAGCTGCTACTCCTCCACGCTTGCCACCGATATCGTGGCCCGCGCGCTGCCGGCCGGCGCCACGATCGCCGTGTTGCACCCGACGTTCGACAACATCGCCGACCTGTTCACCACGCGCGGCCTCAAGCTGGTGCCGCTGAGCGAGGAGGCGATGCTGGACCAGTCCTGGCCCGGCGCCCCGGTGCAGGCGATCGTCCTCACCCATCCCAACAACCCCACCGGTCTGGTCACGCCGGAAGGTCACCTGCGCTCGCTCGCCGAGCATGCCGTCGAGCACGGGCAGACCGTCATCATCGACGCCAGCTTCCGGGGCCAGGTCCGCGACGCGCAGTACGACACGTACGCGGTCCTCGACGCGGCCGGCGCGGACTGGATCACGATCGAGGACACCGGCAAACTGTGGCCGATGCACGAGCTGAAGATCGGGCTGCTGGCCTACAGCGAGCGGACCGATCTGCCCCTGGAGCGGGCCTTCTCCGAGTCGCTGCTCGCCGCTTCGCCTGTCGTGTTGCAGCTGGTCGAGGCGCTCGCCTCCGACTGGGTGAACGGTGGCTACGAGCGTGCGCGCGATCTCGTGGAGCGCAACCGGGCGGCGGTACGGGAGGCGATCGAGCCGGCCGGCCTGCGACTGGCCGACCCGACCTCACAGATCAGCGTGGCCCGCATCGGCCTGCCGCAGAACGGGCCTGACTCGTCGCTGCTGTACAAGGACATGCGCGAGCGGGGCGTGCACGTGCTCCCGTGCGCGCCGTTCCACTGGGCCGACCCGGATGGCGGCCTGCGCCTGATCCGGCTGTCCCTGGCCCGGCCGTTCGAGACCGTCCAGACGGCCGCCCAGACGCTCGTCCGCGCCTACCGCGAACTGGCCGCCGCCAACTGA
- the vioD gene encoding capreomycidine synthase yields MEIAVAHLEAWMRDYYHKVDHDIGSSGVRDLSMHEFRALCGFELSELDEMVFHDSESYGGNRLRAALADRWTGGDVDRMMVTHGSSEAIYLVMHLALDPGDEIIVLDPAYQQLYDIAASRGCRVTRWQLDPDAGFAADLSVLRELAAHGPRMIVVNFPHNPTGVSITAEQQKELVAIAADAGAWLVWDHAFGELTYTADPLPIPVEYERSIVWGTFSKSYGLAGLRVGWCVAPPELLARMAVLRDYIALYVSPVLEFFAEQAVRHADRIVAMQREHARANRQLLIDWAADRPELVRLSPPAGGVAAFVELLGQPDVVASCRRLAEQHRVLLVPGVCFGEAYRNHVRLGFGGSTAELTAGLALLDRVLREDVRPPRA; encoded by the coding sequence ATGGAAATCGCCGTTGCCCACCTCGAAGCCTGGATGCGCGACTACTACCACAAGGTTGACCACGACATCGGCAGCAGCGGGGTACGCGACCTGTCCATGCACGAGTTCCGCGCCCTGTGCGGGTTCGAGCTGTCCGAGCTCGACGAGATGGTGTTCCACGACAGCGAGAGCTACGGCGGCAACCGGCTGCGTGCCGCGCTGGCCGACCGGTGGACCGGCGGCGACGTCGACCGGATGATGGTCACCCACGGCTCCAGCGAGGCGATCTACCTGGTCATGCACCTGGCTCTGGATCCGGGTGACGAGATCATCGTGCTCGACCCCGCCTACCAGCAGCTGTACGACATCGCGGCGTCCCGGGGTTGCCGGGTGACCCGGTGGCAGCTGGACCCGGACGCCGGGTTCGCCGCCGACCTGTCCGTGCTGCGCGAGCTGGCGGCGCACGGGCCGCGGATGATCGTCGTGAACTTCCCGCACAACCCGACAGGTGTGTCCATCACTGCCGAGCAGCAGAAGGAACTGGTAGCGATCGCCGCCGATGCGGGTGCCTGGCTGGTGTGGGACCACGCGTTCGGCGAACTCACCTACACTGCCGACCCGCTGCCGATCCCTGTCGAGTACGAGCGGTCGATCGTGTGGGGCACGTTCTCCAAGAGCTACGGCCTGGCCGGGCTGCGAGTCGGCTGGTGTGTCGCGCCCCCGGAGCTGCTGGCCCGGATGGCGGTGCTGCGCGACTACATCGCGTTGTACGTCTCGCCGGTCCTGGAGTTCTTCGCCGAGCAGGCGGTCCGGCACGCGGACCGGATCGTGGCCATGCAGCGGGAGCACGCCCGCGCCAACCGGCAGTTGCTCATCGACTGGGCGGCGGACCGGCCGGAACTGGTGCGGCTCAGCCCGCCCGCCGGCGGGGTGGCCGCGTTCGTCGAGTTGCTCGGCCAACCGGATGTCGTCGCCTCCTGCCGCCGGCTGGCCGAGCAGCACCGGGTGCTGCTCGTACCAGGCGTGTGCTTCGGCGAGGCCTACCGCAACCACGTCCGGCTCGGATTCGGCGGTAGCACCGCCGAGCTCACCGCGGGTCTCGCGCTGCTCGACCGGGTGCTGCGGGAAGACGTTCGGCCGCCGCGCGCCTGA